A region of Dehalococcoidia bacterium DNA encodes the following proteins:
- a CDS encoding PAC2 family protein, which produces MARHTNDDLDRHIERQVRVLPGLRSPVLVAGFQGWNDGGQGASAAVRWLARNLDGQRIASIRPDAFHVFSEMQSRPIVRLRNGERVLRWPAHDLYAIRGGPGWQNDLVALVAREPELRWRTYCQAALSVAQAVGVKRVVTLGAFLGAVPHTRPVPISGYAWSEDEQPPLRSLGTLSTSYEGPTGIVSVLSDAARAQGMSAASLWAAVPHYLPTTANPKAALALLRAVRDLTDLPFDLSRLEDASAFFERQVSEAVRAKSEVAEHVHELEEQSGAAGNDVEAVKRSEPGDLPNPADVIQAFEDLLRQGRRPGPRED; this is translated from the coding sequence ATGGCTAGACATACAAACGACGATCTTGATCGCCATATCGAGCGCCAGGTGCGCGTGCTGCCCGGCCTGCGCTCACCCGTGCTCGTCGCCGGTTTCCAGGGCTGGAACGACGGCGGCCAGGGCGCCAGCGCCGCCGTGCGCTGGCTGGCGCGCAATTTGGACGGCCAGCGCATCGCCAGCATCCGGCCGGACGCCTTCCACGTCTTCAGCGAGATGCAGTCACGGCCGATCGTGCGCCTGCGCAACGGCGAGCGCGTGCTGCGCTGGCCCGCCCACGACCTCTACGCGATCCGCGGCGGGCCGGGCTGGCAGAATGACCTCGTCGCGCTCGTGGCGCGCGAACCGGAACTGCGCTGGCGCACCTACTGCCAGGCCGCACTCTCCGTCGCCCAGGCCGTGGGCGTGAAGCGCGTGGTCACGCTCGGCGCCTTTCTCGGGGCGGTGCCGCACACCCGGCCCGTGCCGATCTCCGGCTACGCCTGGAGCGAGGACGAACAGCCGCCGCTGCGCAGCCTGGGCACGCTCAGCACCAGCTACGAAGGGCCGACCGGCATCGTCAGCGTGCTCTCAGATGCGGCACGGGCGCAGGGCATGAGCGCCGCCAGCCTCTGGGCCGCCGTGCCGCACTATCTGCCCACCACGGCCAACCCCAAGGCGGCGCTGGCGCTGCTGCGCGCCGTGCGCGACCTCACCGACCTGCCCTTCGACCTGTCGCGCCTGGAGGACGCCTCGGCCTTCTTCGAGCGCCAGGTGAGCGAGGCGGTGCGGGCGAAGTCCGAGGTGGCCGAGCACGTGCACGAGCTGGAAGAGCAGAGCGGCGCCGCGGGCAACGACGTCGAGGCGGTCAAGCGCAGCGAGCCGGGCGATCTGCCCAACCCCGCCGACGTGATCCAGGCGTTCGAGGACCTGCTGCGCCAGGGCCGCCGGCCGGGTCCACGCGAGGATTAG
- a CDS encoding 2-dehydropantoate 2-reductase, protein MRVLVLGGGGLGTVVAGYLARAGHEVTLFVKPAQAAAFAGPQAQITGLAEFSAPVRVAAEANRLGSFDYLIVCVKTRDTQAALAPLTGVDVGCVLSLQNGVRKDAALCTVFGRERVLGAVAYIGAQLQRPGVVSHTLSGASQVGELEGGPSPRGESFATAMTGAGLPVICVPDVVSREWYKLAGYLRTSLVCALTRLDVGTLTEDPALLRLGARVVLEVAAVAEAEGFPLWELPATFPDLGGGPPAQRIAPGHVWSEDEVVAGLALMGERQRAAGLVLYPSLAQDVIAGRPTELEDTAGDALARAAAHGLSTPSLETLVAVLRGVEQANARRTAGA, encoded by the coding sequence ATGCGCGTGCTCGTTCTCGGCGGCGGCGGGCTGGGCACCGTGGTCGCGGGCTACCTTGCCCGCGCCGGCCACGAGGTCACGCTGTTCGTGAAGCCGGCGCAGGCCGCCGCGTTTGCCGGCCCTCAGGCGCAGATCACCGGTCTGGCCGAGTTCAGCGCGCCCGTGCGCGTCGCGGCAGAGGCGAACCGGCTCGGTTCGTTCGATTACCTGATCGTCTGCGTGAAGACGCGCGACACGCAGGCCGCGTTGGCCCCGCTCACCGGCGTAGATGTCGGTTGCGTGTTGTCGCTGCAGAACGGCGTGCGCAAGGATGCGGCCTTGTGCACCGTCTTCGGCCGCGAGCGCGTTCTGGGCGCGGTGGCCTATATCGGGGCGCAGTTGCAGCGGCCCGGCGTCGTCTCGCACACGCTCTCGGGCGCCTCGCAGGTGGGGGAGCTGGAAGGTGGGCCCTCCCCGCGCGGCGAAAGCTTTGCCACGGCCATGACCGGAGCCGGTCTGCCCGTGATCTGTGTGCCGGATGTCGTTTCGCGCGAGTGGTACAAGCTCGCGGGCTATCTGCGCACCTCGCTGGTTTGTGCGCTTACACGGCTCGACGTGGGCACCCTGACCGAGGATCCGGCGCTGCTGCGGCTCGGCGCCCGCGTCGTGCTGGAAGTCGCCGCCGTGGCGGAGGCGGAAGGCTTCCCGCTGTGGGAGCTGCCGGCCACCTTTCCCGACCTGGGCGGCGGACCGCCGGCACAGCGCATCGCGCCCGGCCATGTCTGGAGCGAAGACGAAGTTGTGGCCGGCCTGGCCCTGATGGGCGAGCGGCAGCGGGCCGCCGGCCTCGTGCTCTATCCATCGCTCGCGCAGGACGTGATCGCCGGCCGCCCGACCGAGCTAGAGGACACGGCCGGCGACGCCCTGGCGCGGGCCGCGGCGCACGGCCTCTCCACGCCAAGCCTTGAGACGCTCGTGGCCGTGCTGCGCGGCGTCGAGCAGGCGAACGCGCGGCGGACCGCGGGAGCGTAG
- a CDS encoding tyrosine-type recombinase/integrase, with the protein MPRIRFHDLRHSCATLLLEQGVHPRIVADLLGHSTTTLTLNTYSHVTPRLQQTAVDALSAVLQA; encoded by the coding sequence TTGCCGCGCATCCGCTTCCACGACCTACGGCATAGCTGCGCTACCTTGCTGCTTGAGCAGGGGGTGCATCCGCGCATCGTGGCCGATCTGCTTGGGCACAGCACCACAACGCTGACGCTCAACACCTACTCGCACGTCACGCCACGGCTTCAGCAGACGGCGGTGGACGCGCTCAGCGCGGTCTTGCAGGCATGA
- a CDS encoding MFS transporter has translation MAHGGNALTAPPAPARAGSALRPPSRRYLIFSVIALALLMASIDSTIVAVALEAIGKSLHTSVVWETWTITAYQLGQLLVLPVAGKLSDEWGRKRVFLGAIVLFTGSSLLCGMAPNVYVLVVCRLVQALGGGSFIPSCTGIVSDLFPQSRARAIGLFTSIFPIGGLLGPNIGGAVVDHLSWRFVFWVNVPLGLLVIALTAALYRDEGRATGERRRIDFAGAALYGGAMIMLLFALTWLGESANALRNPLVWLLLASVPLLLVLFFRTESRTADPVIAPVLLKHRPFLAANLYNFCFGAGVFGVMAFLPTYFQNRYGVSATLAGALLTPRAMAMIVTSTLCSIFIIRLGYRLPMVAGMSLQALAMLLLSRGLTHVSLLGVGVSDVVWLSMITALIGLGLGISQPAANNAALDLLPGKVAAVTGIRSTFRQSGGMIGTAMIPLVLSRDPHNVAGGLEHVYIAYVVLYLLCIVLAFFIPDRARERRQGAPPRTEEPATLVPRPVAAE, from the coding sequence ATGGCCCACGGCGGCAACGCGCTGACGGCGCCTCCGGCCCCGGCGCGCGCCGGCTCCGCGCTGCGCCCGCCGTCCCGACGGTATCTGATCTTCTCCGTGATCGCGCTGGCGCTGCTGATGGCCTCGATCGATTCGACGATCGTGGCCGTGGCGCTCGAGGCGATCGGCAAGAGCCTGCACACCAGCGTCGTCTGGGAAACCTGGACGATCACCGCCTACCAGCTCGGCCAGTTGCTGGTGTTGCCCGTGGCCGGCAAGCTCAGCGATGAGTGGGGGCGCAAGCGCGTTTTCCTCGGCGCGATCGTCCTGTTCACCGGCAGCTCGCTGCTCTGCGGCATGGCGCCGAACGTCTACGTGCTGGTCGTCTGCCGCCTGGTGCAGGCGTTGGGCGGCGGCAGCTTCATCCCCTCCTGCACGGGCATCGTCTCCGACCTGTTTCCGCAGAGCCGCGCCCGCGCCATCGGCCTCTTCACCAGTATCTTCCCGATCGGCGGCCTGCTGGGGCCGAACATCGGCGGCGCCGTGGTGGACCATCTCTCCTGGCGCTTCGTCTTCTGGGTGAACGTGCCGCTCGGGCTGCTGGTGATCGCGCTCACCGCCGCGCTCTACCGCGACGAGGGCCGCGCCACCGGCGAGCGGCGCCGGATCGACTTCGCCGGCGCGGCGCTCTACGGCGGCGCGATGATCATGCTGCTGTTCGCGCTCACCTGGCTTGGCGAGAGCGCCAACGCCCTGCGCAACCCGTTGGTCTGGCTGCTGCTGGCGAGCGTGCCGCTGCTGCTCGTGCTCTTCTTCCGCACCGAGAGCCGTACGGCCGACCCGGTGATCGCGCCCGTGCTGCTCAAGCACCGCCCCTTCCTGGCGGCGAATCTCTACAACTTCTGCTTCGGCGCCGGCGTCTTCGGCGTGATGGCCTTCCTGCCGACCTACTTCCAGAACCGCTACGGCGTCTCCGCCACCCTGGCGGGGGCGCTGCTGACGCCGCGCGCCATGGCGATGATCGTCACGTCGACGCTCTGCTCGATCTTTATCATTCGCCTGGGCTACCGCCTGCCGATGGTGGCCGGCATGTCGCTGCAGGCGCTGGCGATGCTGCTGCTCAGCCGCGGCCTCACGCATGTGTCGCTGCTCGGCGTCGGCGTGAGCGATGTCGTCTGGCTCAGCATGATCACCGCGCTGATCGGGCTGGGGCTCGGTATCTCGCAGCCGGCGGCCAACAACGCCGCGCTCGATCTGTTGCCGGGCAAAGTCGCCGCCGTCACCGGCATCCGCAGCACCTTCCGCCAGTCGGGCGGCATGATCGGCACGGCGATGATCCCGCTCGTGCTCAGCCGCGATCCGCACAACGTGGCCGGCGGCCTGGAGCATGTGTACATCGCCTACGTCGTGCTGTATCTGCTGTGCATTGTGCTGGCGTTCTTCATCCCCGATCGTGCCCGCGAACGCCGGCAGGGCGCCCCGCCGCGGACGGAGGAACCGGCCACGCTCGTGCCACGGCCCGTGGCGGCGGAGTAG
- a CDS encoding MmgE/PrpD family protein, with the protein MEITRGYARFIGETGYEQLGDDVVTAAKRAVLDTLAATLAGSVEPAARIALELARALGGSPQATVIGAGERVSVAQAALVNGVSGHALDYDDVNYSLNGHPSVPVLPAVLALAEHLGASGRAALRAFVLGFEIECKLGRAQGASHYARGWHATSTHGTVGAAAAAAALLSLTEKQTVMALGIAGSMAAGSRQNFGTMTKPLHPGRAAEAGVTAALLAQRGFTADETMLEAPLGFIRLFSPAEDHDPTQALGNLGAPWDILAPGIAVKKYPCCYNTHRALDGVLALRDEAGIAAEDVAAVEILLPETSAAPLIHPRPQTGLEGKFSMQYCVAAALLDGAPRLATFSDAAVQRPAAQALLRRVEMRAGPAQAQIAGGRTEVALTLRDGRTLRRGVDEPRGSGESPLSWEELAEKFRDCAAVALPAAAAREALERIAYFESLPDLRGLMALLAAPERVGAAS; encoded by the coding sequence ATGGAGATCACGCGGGGCTACGCACGCTTCATCGGCGAGACGGGATACGAGCAGTTGGGCGACGACGTGGTGACGGCAGCGAAGCGCGCCGTGCTCGACACGCTGGCGGCCACGCTCGCCGGCTCCGTGGAGCCCGCCGCCCGCATCGCGCTCGAGCTGGCGCGGGCGTTGGGCGGCAGCCCGCAGGCGACGGTGATCGGCGCCGGCGAACGGGTCAGCGTGGCGCAGGCCGCGCTGGTGAACGGCGTATCCGGCCACGCCCTCGACTACGACGACGTGAACTATTCGCTGAACGGCCATCCCAGCGTACCGGTGCTGCCGGCGGTGCTGGCGCTGGCCGAGCACTTGGGCGCCAGTGGACGCGCGGCGCTGCGCGCCTTCGTGCTCGGCTTCGAGATCGAGTGCAAGCTCGGCCGCGCCCAGGGCGCCAGCCACTACGCGCGCGGCTGGCACGCGACCTCGACCCACGGCACGGTCGGCGCGGCGGCGGCCGCGGCGGCGCTGCTGAGCCTGACCGAAAAGCAGACCGTGATGGCGCTCGGCATCGCCGGCAGCATGGCCGCCGGCTCGCGCCAGAACTTCGGCACGATGACCAAGCCGCTGCACCCCGGCCGCGCGGCGGAGGCCGGCGTCACGGCGGCGCTGCTGGCGCAGCGGGGCTTCACGGCGGACGAGACGATGCTCGAAGCGCCGCTCGGCTTCATCCGTCTCTTCTCGCCCGCCGAGGACCACGACCCGACGCAGGCGCTGGGGAATCTCGGCGCCCCCTGGGACATCCTCGCGCCGGGGATCGCCGTGAAGAAGTATCCCTGCTGCTACAACACGCACCGCGCCCTCGATGGCGTGCTGGCGCTGCGCGACGAGGCGGGTATCGCCGCGGAGGACGTGGCCGCGGTCGAGATCCTGCTGCCGGAAACGTCCGCCGCGCCGCTGATCCACCCGCGGCCGCAGACGGGCCTGGAGGGCAAGTTCTCGATGCAGTACTGCGTCGCGGCGGCGCTGCTCGACGGCGCCCCGCGGCTCGCCACCTTCAGCGACGCCGCCGTGCAGCGACCCGCGGCGCAGGCGCTGCTGCGGCGGGTGGAGATGCGTGCCGGCCCGGCGCAGGCGCAGATCGCCGGCGGCCGCACCGAGGTGGCGCTGACGTTGCGCGACGGCCGTACGCTGCGGCGCGGCGTGGACGAGCCGCGCGGCTCGGGCGAGAGCCCGCTGTCGTGGGAGGAGCTGGCGGAGAAGTTTCGCGATTGCGCCGCCGTGGCGCTGCCGGCGGCCGCGGCGCGCGAGGCGCTGGAGCGCATCGCATACTTCGAATCGCTGCCGGATCTGCGCGGGCTGATGGCGCTGCTGGCGGCGCCGGAGCGCGTGGGCGCGGCTAGCTGA
- a CDS encoding Rieske 2Fe-2S domain-containing protein, translating to MLTREENELLTHTNRGRPMGEYLRRYWQPVLLAGELPQADCPPVRVRLMGEELVAFRDSQDRFGLLDEFCPHRRTSLYWGRNEECGLRCVYHGWKFDIEGHCIDMPNEPPEYGFKERVFTTAYPARAWGGLIWAYLGPRAAGGALPPLPEFEWAVVPENQRFVSKRLQESNYLQAVEGGIDSSHVSFLHSTPSAETHVSSTLGLQSAYMWRDKAPRFTVNRTDYGLLIGARRDAEADSYYWRITQFLLPTATIIPGPMNVDAPYNGHFWTPIDDAHCWNFSVSWLPGRPLTEKELADLQSGNSIHAGVDQKTFLPIRNARNEYLIDRAKQKQDSYTGIEGVSEQDSAVQEAMGPVVDRSQEHLGTSDTAIIAARRLLLREARELQREGRGPAAVQRPEAFRVRSASMMLKRDVSYEETVKNMLTVPVQ from the coding sequence ATGCTGACCCGTGAAGAGAACGAGCTGCTGACGCACACGAACCGCGGCAGGCCGATGGGCGAGTACCTGCGCCGCTACTGGCAGCCGGTGCTGCTCGCCGGCGAGCTGCCGCAGGCGGACTGCCCGCCCGTGCGCGTCAGGCTGATGGGCGAGGAGCTGGTCGCCTTCCGCGACTCGCAGGACCGCTTCGGGCTGCTGGACGAGTTCTGCCCGCACCGGCGCACCAGCCTCTACTGGGGCCGCAACGAGGAGTGCGGCCTGCGCTGCGTCTACCACGGCTGGAAGTTCGATATCGAAGGGCACTGCATCGACATGCCCAACGAGCCGCCGGAGTACGGGTTTAAAGAGCGTGTCTTCACCACGGCTTACCCGGCGCGCGCGTGGGGCGGCCTGATCTGGGCCTACCTCGGCCCGCGCGCGGCCGGCGGCGCCTTGCCGCCGCTGCCGGAGTTCGAGTGGGCGGTGGTGCCCGAGAACCAACGCTTCGTCTCCAAGCGGCTGCAGGAGAGCAACTACCTGCAGGCCGTCGAGGGCGGCATCGACTCAAGCCACGTCTCGTTTCTGCACAGCACGCCCAGCGCCGAGACACACGTCTCCTCGACGCTCGGGCTGCAATCGGCCTACATGTGGCGCGACAAGGCGCCGCGCTTCACCGTGAACCGCACGGACTATGGCCTCTTAATCGGCGCCCGCCGCGACGCCGAGGCCGACAGCTACTACTGGCGGATCACGCAGTTCCTCTTGCCCACGGCGACGATCATCCCCGGCCCGATGAACGTGGATGCGCCCTACAACGGCCACTTCTGGACGCCGATCGACGACGCGCACTGCTGGAACTTCAGCGTCTCCTGGCTGCCGGGCCGGCCGCTGACGGAGAAGGAGTTGGCGGACCTGCAGTCCGGCAACAGCATCCACGCCGGCGTGGACCAGAAGACCTTTCTGCCGATCCGCAACGCCCGCAACGAGTACCTGATCGACCGGGCGAAGCAGAAGCAGGACAGCTACACCGGCATTGAGGGCGTGAGCGAGCAGGACTCGGCGGTGCAGGAGGCGATGGGTCCCGTGGTGGACCGCAGCCAGGAGCATCTGGGCACGAGCGACACGGCGATCATCGCCGCGCGGCGCCTGCTGCTGCGCGAGGCGCGCGAGCTGCAGCGCGAGGGCCGCGGCCCGGCGGCCGTGCAGCGGCCGGAAGCCTTCCGCGTGCGCTCCGCCTCGATGATGCTCAAGCGCGACGTTTCCTACGAAGAGACGGTCAAAAACATGCTTACGGTGCCGGTGCAATGA
- a CDS encoding DsbA family protein produces MGLVRVEQLQREFPVDVDWVPFELHPETPPEGRVIDPASSGRRAAVHEHLQRLAAEAGLEMKQKRFVSNSRLALEAGEFARAAGPEVFNALHRALLHAYFEEAQDIGDRQTLLAVARGAGLDTEALSAALSDQRYAAEVDDWTAWAQTNGITGTPAFVFNNRFLMVGAQDYEVFADVARRLLAREGG; encoded by the coding sequence ATCGGCCTCGTGCGGGTCGAACAACTGCAGCGCGAGTTCCCGGTCGATGTGGACTGGGTGCCGTTCGAGTTGCACCCGGAGACGCCGCCGGAGGGAAGGGTCATTGACCCCGCGTCGAGCGGCCGGCGCGCCGCCGTCCACGAGCATCTGCAACGGCTGGCGGCGGAAGCGGGCCTCGAGATGAAGCAGAAACGCTTCGTCTCCAACTCGCGGCTGGCGCTGGAAGCCGGCGAGTTCGCCCGCGCCGCCGGGCCAGAGGTCTTTAACGCCCTCCATCGCGCCCTGCTGCACGCCTACTTCGAAGAGGCGCAGGACATCGGCGACCGCCAGACGCTGCTGGCGGTGGCGCGCGGCGCCGGCCTCGACACCGAGGCGCTGAGCGCCGCGCTCAGCGACCAGCGTTACGCCGCCGAGGTCGATGACTGGACCGCCTGGGCGCAGACGAACGGCATTACCGGCACGCCCGCCTTCGTCTTCAACAACCGCTTCCTGATGGTCGGCGCCCAGGACTATGAGGTCTTCGCCGACGTGGCGCGTCGGCTGCTGGCCAGAGAAGGCGGGTAG
- a CDS encoding ABC transporter permease translates to MAQETSARPGPGVAPLAAEGRGVRSRSIWLDTLIRLVRTKPLGLAGGIIILALIVMAIFAPLLANYPPAEIHPKFKLLGPSGTWWFGTDNLGRDIYSRIIYGARVSLKVGFLAVLFSIVLATAIGVVSGYFGGIVDTVVQRLVDAMIAFPGLVLILLIVAIWGNTLNNVILALAFFGIAGNSRIMRGATLAVRNQTYMEAARAMGASDLRIILLHVLPNVTATAITLATLGLGTVILAEASLGFLGLGVPPPNPTWGNMLSGQARQFMVQAPWLAIFPGVVLSLAIFGFNMLGDALRDLLDPRLRGGR, encoded by the coding sequence ATGGCACAGGAAACCAGCGCCCGGCCCGGCCCCGGTGTGGCGCCGCTCGCGGCGGAGGGCCGCGGCGTGCGCTCGCGCTCGATCTGGCTTGATACGCTGATTCGCCTGGTGCGCACCAAGCCGCTGGGGCTGGCGGGCGGGATCATCATCCTCGCGCTGATCGTCATGGCGATCTTCGCGCCGCTGCTGGCGAACTATCCGCCGGCCGAGATCCATCCGAAGTTCAAGCTGCTTGGCCCGTCGGGCACGTGGTGGTTCGGCACCGACAATTTGGGCCGTGACATCTACAGCCGCATCATCTACGGCGCCCGCGTCTCGCTGAAGGTCGGCTTTTTGGCGGTGCTCTTCTCGATCGTGCTGGCCACGGCGATCGGCGTGGTCAGCGGCTACTTCGGCGGTATCGTCGACACCGTTGTGCAGCGGCTGGTCGATGCGATGATCGCCTTCCCCGGCTTAGTCCTGATCCTGCTGATCGTGGCGATCTGGGGGAACACGCTCAACAACGTCATCCTCGCGCTGGCCTTCTTCGGCATCGCCGGCAACTCGCGCATCATGCGCGGCGCTACGCTGGCCGTGCGTAACCAGACATATATGGAAGCGGCGCGCGCCATGGGCGCCAGCGACCTGCGTATCATCCTGCTGCACGTCTTGCCCAATGTGACGGCCACGGCGATTACGCTGGCGACGCTCGGCCTGGGCACGGTGATCCTGGCCGAGGCCTCGCTCGGCTTCCTCGGCCTCGGTGTACCGCCGCCCAATCCGACCTGGGGCAACATGCTCAGCGGCCAGGCGCGGCAGTTCATGGTGCAGGCGCCGTGGCTGGCGATCTTCCCTGGTGTCGTGCTGAGCCTGGCGATCTTCGGGTTCAACATGCTGGGCGACGCGCTGCGCGACCTGCTCGACCCACGCCTGCGCGGCGGGCGTTAA
- a CDS encoding MDR family MFS transporter — protein MMALDERPLGETLDRRQRWLLLISLMSAMFMGALDQTIMATAAPKIVANLGGFSLLSWVFTTYMLTSTVVGPLVGKLSDIYGRKPFLLAGMVIFLIASAGCGAAPNMAVLIACRGLQGIGGGAVFASIFATVGDIFAPAERGKYMGLFTGTFSLASVLGPAIGGLLTDHAGWRWVFFINVPVGAVAFPAIWRNLPLVRSSRRPQIDFIGAALLSLSTSCGLLALAWSGTEYGWASAPTLALFAGAAAFGAAFVAQELRHPAPIIPFHLFRNREFLLGNLMVLCTGFAMMGAIPYLPTFLQVALDESATASGLITTPQSLGLLVTSIVGGQLLSRTGRYKPLTISGSVMMVGAMGLMLTLSPTTPTWQLSLFVVLLGLGGGLVMPTLSVVIQNAVSHAYLGVATSARQFFMQIGAVIGTALFGVLLTTTFQAQFRQHVPAQTRAAVAAETLARFEDPTLALDPAAYAKVQAELLAQPDGSTHLANARDAQRSAISEAIRRVFALALALIAVALALALLMKERPLRRTLGPAEPGEPAGELIAAAALSPH, from the coding sequence ATGATGGCCCTGGACGAACGGCCGCTGGGCGAGACGCTCGACCGGCGCCAGCGCTGGCTACTGCTGATCAGCCTGATGAGCGCCATGTTCATGGGCGCGCTCGACCAGACGATCATGGCGACGGCGGCGCCGAAGATCGTCGCCAACCTCGGCGGCTTCTCACTGCTGTCGTGGGTCTTCACGACCTACATGCTCACCTCGACCGTCGTCGGGCCGCTGGTCGGCAAGCTCTCGGACATCTACGGCCGCAAGCCGTTCCTGCTTGCGGGCATGGTCATCTTTCTCATCGCCTCGGCCGGCTGCGGCGCCGCGCCGAACATGGCCGTGCTGATCGCCTGCCGCGGCCTGCAAGGCATCGGCGGCGGCGCGGTCTTCGCGAGCATCTTCGCTACCGTCGGCGACATCTTCGCGCCGGCCGAGCGCGGCAAGTACATGGGGCTGTTCACGGGCACCTTCAGCCTGGCGAGCGTGCTCGGTCCGGCGATCGGCGGGCTGCTCACGGACCACGCCGGCTGGCGCTGGGTGTTCTTCATCAACGTGCCCGTGGGCGCCGTGGCGTTCCCGGCCATCTGGCGCAACCTGCCGCTCGTGCGCAGCAGCCGCCGGCCGCAGATCGACTTCATCGGCGCGGCGCTGCTTTCCCTCAGCACGAGCTGCGGCCTGCTGGCGCTGGCGTGGTCCGGCACGGAGTACGGCTGGGCGAGCGCGCCGACGCTGGCCCTCTTCGCCGGCGCCGCCGCCTTCGGCGCCGCCTTCGTCGCGCAGGAGCTGCGCCACCCGGCGCCGATCATCCCCTTCCACCTCTTCCGCAACCGCGAGTTTCTGCTCGGCAACCTGATGGTGCTCTGTACCGGCTTCGCGATGATGGGCGCGATTCCCTACCTGCCCACCTTCCTGCAAGTCGCGCTCGACGAGTCGGCCACCGCCTCGGGGCTGATCACGACGCCGCAGTCGCTCGGCCTGCTCGTGACCAGCATCGTCGGCGGGCAACTGCTCTCGCGCACCGGCCGGTACAAGCCGCTGACCATCAGCGGCAGCGTGATGATGGTCGGCGCGATGGGGCTGATGCTGACGCTCTCGCCCACCACGCCGACCTGGCAGCTCAGCCTGTTCGTGGTGCTGCTCGGCCTCGGCGGCGGCCTGGTGATGCCGACGCTCTCCGTCGTGATCCAGAATGCGGTCTCGCACGCGTACCTGGGTGTGGCGACGAGTGCACGGCAGTTCTTCATGCAGATCGGCGCCGTGATCGGCACGGCGCTCTTCGGCGTGCTGCTCACGACCACGTTCCAGGCGCAGTTCCGCCAGCACGTGCCGGCGCAGACGCGCGCCGCGGTCGCGGCCGAGACGTTAGCCCGCTTCGAGGATCCGACGCTGGCGCTCGATCCCGCCGCGTACGCGAAGGTGCAGGCCGAGTTGCTGGCGCAGCCCGACGGCAGCACGCACCTGGCAAACGCGCGCGACGCGCAACGCTCGGCGATCTCGGAAGCGATCCGGCGGGTGTTTGCGCTGGCGCTGGCGCTGATCGCCGTGGCGCTGGCGCTGGCGCTGCTGATGAAAGAGCGGCCGTTGCGCCGCACGCTTGGTCCGGCGGAGCCCGGCGAGCCGGCCGGCGAGCTGATCGCCGCCGCCGCGCTCAGCCCGCACTGA
- a CDS encoding DinB family protein → MHAPLAELLRYNRWAVLTLLDACQALGEARLDARPQGISGSVRELLHIVGGQQTFVLRTRGRRHEGELNRGSPWPGFAVLRGVAVRSSDELIAVAEELVQDSELRLPWRGREYRYPKSCFLVHAVQHGVEHRTEVKLAPAQLGVQTPDLDAWFYAEAMGFGTAV, encoded by the coding sequence ATGCACGCGCCGCTGGCCGAGCTGTTGCGCTACAACAGGTGGGCCGTTTTGACCCTGCTCGACGCCTGCCAGGCACTCGGCGAGGCCCGGCTCGACGCGCGTCCGCAGGGGATCTCCGGCTCGGTGCGCGAGCTGCTGCACATCGTCGGCGGGCAGCAGACGTTCGTGCTGCGCACGCGCGGACGCCGGCATGAGGGCGAGCTGAATCGGGGCAGCCCCTGGCCCGGCTTCGCCGTCCTGCGTGGGGTCGCCGTGCGCAGCAGCGACGAGTTGATCGCCGTCGCCGAGGAGCTGGTACAGGACAGCGAGCTGCGCTTGCCGTGGCGAGGCCGCGAGTACCGCTACCCGAAGTCGTGCTTCCTTGTGCACGCCGTCCAGCACGGCGTCGAGCACCGCACCGAGGTCAAGCTCGCGCCGGCGCAGCTCGGCGTGCAGACGCCGGACCTCGACGCCTGGTTTTACGCTGAGGCGATGGGCTTCGGCACTGCGGTCTGA